CGCCCGGCCAGCAGCACCTGCACCGGCACGCGGATCGCGCGCAACTCGTCGTCGTCGAACCGGCGAGCTGCGACCGGGCGGCCCGACCGCCAGTGCCGGGCTGCGATCATGATCGGGGCCAGTTGCTCGGCGGACTCGACCAGGGCATGGTTGGCCAGCCGCTGGGCGAACCAGGGCCGGGTGCGCCGGGGGGCCAGTGTCGCCAACGCTCCGGCCAGCATGTTCGCGTAGAACCTGAGTGGCACCTTCTCCAGGCCCCCGGGATCGAGCAGCGTGACCGAGGCCAGCCGGTCGGGCCGGTGCAGGGCCTGGGCGAGCGCCAGGAATCCGCCGTAGGACAGGCCGACCAGGTGGACGCCGTCCAGCCCGAGTGCGGTGAGCGTCTCGTCGAGCCAGGCGGCGTTGTCGGTCGTACTCGGCACCGGTCGGCGTTGCACGCTGCGACCTGGGTCGTCGACGGTGTCCACCGCGTAGACCCGGTGGTGGACACCGAGCGGGGCGACCTGCGGATACCAGTTGCTGGAATTGCCCTGAGCGCCGTGTAACAACACGATCGGCTCACCCGTGGCGATGCCATGCTGGTGCACGTGGACGGTGCCGAACCGCGTCTCGACGTCCCACTCCTGTCGAGGGTGCGGCCATGCGCCCATCGCCACCTCATAGGCGGCGAGGAACCTGCTCCGTGCCTGGTCGCTGGTGAACCGTCCGATGCCTGGCGTCGCTCGCACGTCGACCTCCCCGTTTTGGTAGTACGATCGTACTACCAAAACGGCTGACAAGGGGTGCCACGATGCCGAGACTGTCCGACCGTGACGCGCGCCGAGGCGA
Above is a window of Verrucosispora sp. NA02020 DNA encoding:
- a CDS encoding alpha/beta fold hydrolase — encoded protein: MRATPGIGRFTSDQARSRFLAAYEVAMGAWPHPRQEWDVETRFGTVHVHQHGIATGEPIVLLHGAQGNSSNWYPQVAPLGVHHRVYAVDTVDDPGRSVQRRPVPSTTDNAAWLDETLTALGLDGVHLVGLSYGGFLALAQALHRPDRLASVTLLDPGGLEKVPLRFYANMLAGALATLAPRRTRPWFAQRLANHALVESAEQLAPIMIAARHWRSGRPVAARRFDDDELRAIRVPVQVLLAGRSSLLDPRRAAARAAELIPSVRTEIVTGAGHGLPLERPELVNQRILDFIASLAPGDSAGPAR